The following is a genomic window from Helicobacter sp. NHP19-003.
GCATGCAAGTGGCGCGCAAACTTGGTCAGGGTAAATCCGTGGTGGCTTTGGCGGCAGATGGCGGAGAAAAATACATGTCCACCGGGCTTTATGATGATTGATCTTGCCTATAGCCTAGAGCGGGCTTTAGAGCAAGACCCAGCTGCACGCAATAAATTAGAGGTGTTGTTGCTCTATCCGGGTGTGCATGCCCTGATCTTTCACCGCCTTGCCCACGCCCTGTATAAAAAACACTTTTATTTTCTCGCCCGCGCGCTCTCGCAATTTAGCCGCTTTTTAACCGGGATTGAGATTCACCCGGGGGCACAGATTGGCAGGGGCTTATTCATTGACCATGGCATGGGTGTGGTGATCGGAGAAACCACACAAATTGGGGATGATGTTACGATTTATCACGGCGTTACATTAGGCGGTACGGGCAAACTTAAAGGCAAACGCCACCCCACGCTAGGCGATCGGGTGGTCGTGGGGGCTGGGGCTAAGGTCTTGGGAGCGATCACAATCGGCGATGATGTCAAAATCGGCGCAAATGCCGTGGTTGTGGGCGACTTGCCTAGTGGCTCTACAGCGGTGGGCACAAAGGCTAAAACCATTTCTAGGGAAGGTCATGGCTGAAGAATTGACGCAGTTTGTGCGCTGTGCGGGTTGAGCGGCTAAAGTGGGTCTGGATGACCTCAAACAAATCACGGCCAAGCTCAAACAACCCCGCTTAAAAGGCGTACTCTTAGATTTTAGCGATGGGGATGATTGCGGAGCGATAGAGGTGGGGGGGGCTGTGCTTGTGCAAAGTGTGGATGTGATCCCTCCTGTAGTTGATGACCCCTATCTTTACGGGCAAATCGCCGCCGCCAACGCCCTAAGTGATGTGTTTGCTAAGGGGGCACGCGCGATCAGTGCGCTCAGTATCCTAGCGTGGGATCAAGAACATGTCAGTGCCACTAGCGTGCAAGAGGTCATGCAAGGGGCGTTAGACAAGTTAAATGAATGCTCTTGTGCGCTCTTAGGCGGACATAGTCTCAGCGATGTGGAGCAAAAATTTGGCCTGAGCGTTACGGGGCTTATAGAAAAGTCCTTGTGGCGCAACAAGGGGGCAGACGCGGGCGATGTGCTGATCCTCACCAAACCAATAGGCAGTGGGATACTCACCACCGCCCTAAAGCGCAAGGTTTTAAAAGAAGCTCCCCACGCCCTAGAGAGCATGGCAAGCTTAAATTTCAAAGCTATGCAAATTTTGCAAAATTTTAGTGTACATGCTTGCACGGACATTACGGGTTTTGGACTTGTGGGGCATTTGGCAGAAATGCTAAGCCCTGAAATCTCTTTTGAGATCAACTCGGAGCAAGTCCCCCTTTTAAAAGGGGCTTTAGACTTAGCCAAAGAGGGGGTGTATCCGGGGGGCAGTGTGGCGAATAAAAAAGCCTTGCAAGAGCAAGTACAAAGTTACACAAATTTACCCGATATTCTTTTCTATGATGCACAGACTTCTGGGGGTTTACTCGTGGCTTTGGGGGCCAAAGAGGGGCTAGAGTGTGTGGAGAAACTGAAAGACGAGGGGATCAAAGCGGAGATTGTCGGGCGGTGTGTGCCCGGCGGGCGCAAAATCACCCTACTTTAAACTACTCCCAGTCTGTGGGGAGCTTGCCTTCTTTGATGCGTTGTAATTTGCTTTCGT
Proteins encoded in this region:
- the epsC gene encoding serine O-acetyltransferase EpsC → MIDLAYSLERALEQDPAARNKLEVLLLYPGVHALIFHRLAHALYKKHFYFLARALSQFSRFLTGIEIHPGAQIGRGLFIDHGMGVVIGETTQIGDDVTIYHGVTLGGTGKLKGKRHPTLGDRVVVGAGAKVLGAITIGDDVKIGANAVVVGDLPSGSTAVGTKAKTISREGHG
- the selD gene encoding selenide, water dikinase SelD, giving the protein MGLDDLKQITAKLKQPRLKGVLLDFSDGDDCGAIEVGGAVLVQSVDVIPPVVDDPYLYGQIAAANALSDVFAKGARAISALSILAWDQEHVSATSVQEVMQGALDKLNECSCALLGGHSLSDVEQKFGLSVTGLIEKSLWRNKGADAGDVLILTKPIGSGILTTALKRKVLKEAPHALESMASLNFKAMQILQNFSVHACTDITGFGLVGHLAEMLSPEISFEINSEQVPLLKGALDLAKEGVYPGGSVANKKALQEQVQSYTNLPDILFYDAQTSGGLLVALGAKEGLECVEKLKDEGIKAEIVGRCVPGGRKITLL